In Bacteroidota bacterium, one genomic interval encodes:
- a CDS encoding GNAT family N-acetyltransferase, translated as MNKYTIRPAKKADAAPLLELVQALCTHTGDGIEHFDDDRFLEDAFGDDPQFTVLVASDEAGQLGGYTLFFDAYEPSHTARGVYISDLFVATHARQAGLGRQLIAAVAKDAKARGRSFLWLVSPNADAHPFYNKIMDVSQALVAFALTYDAFDALAAAD; from the coding sequence ATGAATAAGTACACAATTCGCCCCGCTAAAAAAGCAGATGCAGCGCCCCTTTTGGAATTGGTACAGGCGCTTTGCACCCACACAGGCGACGGCATTGAACACTTCGATGACGACCGCTTCCTGGAAGATGCGTTTGGAGATGATCCCCAGTTTACCGTACTGGTTGCTTCGGATGAAGCAGGCCAATTGGGCGGGTATACGCTTTTCTTCGATGCTTATGAGCCGAGCCACACAGCACGCGGGGTTTACATTTCCGATTTGTTTGTGGCGACGCATGCCCGACAAGCTGGGCTGGGCCGGCAACTGATCGCTGCGGTAGCGAAAGATGCCAAAGCCAGGGGCCGTTCCTTTCTCTGGCTGGTCTCACCCAATGCGGATGCCCACCCATTCTATAACAAAATAATGGACGTCTCGCAGGCCCTTGTTGCATTTGCGCTTACTTACGACGCCTTCGATGCGTTAGCTGCGGCAGACTGA
- a CDS encoding sodium:proton antiporter — protein MNFHLSATLGLSVRMDAMKYVQRLLQMRMCIVNPYFKRVFVERMSLSRVLVLVCVVVGLSLAGIADAGASPLDPELLVAESVIAETLPTESVVSPAHPANVLPAAMPAAADGEAPPVWLVIPFMLLLIMIATGPLFYAHHWHHHYPKYSVAFGVLVVGYYLFTSNSSPVLHALQEYFSFIALVASLFIAASGIYLGINAKGTPFNNAILLFVGSVIANLIATTGAAMLFIRSYMRLNKGRLRPYHIVFFIFLVANIGGALTPIGDPPLFLGFLRGVPFFWTLTHVWYIWLPTTIVLLGIFYVIDSRNKNQGNVPDANEPVVTLEGSKSFIWIGIIICSVFIDPNVLSFVPNLYKEFHFPIGIREMIMFLVAFLAYRFANKACFEKNEFSFEPIREVGWLFLGIFCTMQPALQLISNFAKENADNLGVGVFYWGTGSLSGILDNAPTYLNFLSASMGKFGLNVDDPAAVKQFAESAAAHPESWFYLQAISVAAVFFGALTYIGNAPNFMVKAIAEGNGVRTPSFFGYLARYSIPILLPVYFIIWLIVYSGYIL, from the coding sequence ATGAATTTCCATTTATCTGCTACCCTTGGACTATCTGTACGGATGGATGCCATGAAGTATGTGCAGCGTCTGCTTCAGATGCGCATGTGTATTGTTAACCCTTATTTCAAGCGAGTATTTGTGGAGCGAATGAGCCTGTCGCGTGTTCTTGTGCTTGTCTGTGTGGTGGTGGGGCTATCCCTTGCTGGCATTGCGGATGCCGGCGCTTCGCCGCTCGATCCCGAGTTGCTAGTTGCTGAATCGGTAATCGCCGAAACCCTACCCACCGAATCAGTGGTTTCGCCGGCGCACCCGGCAAATGTGTTGCCCGCCGCTATGCCGGCTGCTGCGGATGGGGAGGCACCCCCCGTATGGTTGGTTATCCCGTTCATGTTGCTCCTCATCATGATTGCCACCGGGCCGCTCTTTTATGCCCATCACTGGCATCATCACTACCCCAAATACTCCGTTGCTTTTGGGGTGTTGGTTGTAGGATATTACCTGTTTACCAGCAACAGTTCGCCTGTCCTGCACGCCTTGCAAGAATACTTCTCTTTCATTGCACTGGTAGCCTCCTTATTTATTGCAGCAAGCGGTATTTATCTTGGGATTAATGCAAAAGGGACCCCGTTCAACAACGCGATCCTGCTTTTTGTCGGTTCCGTCATTGCCAACCTGATTGCTACAACAGGGGCGGCGATGCTATTCATTCGGTCGTACATGCGCCTCAATAAAGGCCGGCTGCGCCCGTACCACATTGTCTTCTTCATTTTCCTTGTGGCCAATATTGGTGGTGCGCTTACCCCCATTGGTGATCCCCCTCTTTTTCTTGGCTTTCTGCGTGGTGTGCCGTTTTTCTGGACCTTAACGCATGTGTGGTATATCTGGCTGCCCACAACGATTGTGCTGCTTGGTATTTTTTATGTGATCGATTCGCGTAACAAGAACCAGGGCAATGTACCTGATGCGAATGAGCCGGTGGTAACACTGGAAGGCTCCAAGAGCTTTATCTGGATTGGCATCATCATTTGCAGTGTATTTATCGATCCTAACGTGCTATCCTTTGTACCCAACCTCTACAAGGAATTTCACTTTCCAATTGGCATCCGTGAAATGATCATGTTCCTGGTAGCTTTCCTTGCCTACCGGTTTGCCAATAAAGCATGTTTCGAGAAAAATGAGTTTTCCTTTGAGCCCATTCGCGAAGTAGGCTGGCTGTTTTTGGGGATATTCTGCACCATGCAGCCGGCGCTGCAACTCATCAGCAATTTTGCCAAAGAGAACGCCGATAACCTCGGTGTTGGTGTGTTCTACTGGGGTACCGGGTCGCTTTCGGGTATTCTCGATAATGCGCCTACCTATCTGAATTTCCTTTCTGCTTCAATGGGTAAATTCGGACTCAATGTGGATGACCCGGCAGCTGTAAAACAATTTGCTGAGTCAGCTGCTGCCCACCCGGAGAGTTGGTTCTACCTGCAAGCCATCTCAGTCGCTGCCGTATTCTTTGGCGCGCTGACCTACATTGGCAATGCACCAAACTTCATGGTGAAAGCCATTGCTGAGGGGAATGGTGTTCGCACGCCTTCTTTCTTTGGCTACCTTGCGCGGTATTCGATTCCCATTCTCTTGCCCGTGTATTTCATTATTTGGCTGATTGTTTACAGTGGCTATATCCTCTAG
- a CDS encoding glycosyltransferase: MGKLLCISYRFAPETYPLAIRVDNFVKHLSNSFEIEAITAAEDAQAPDNVNTHHVKPRVPTRMIRRLRKLRLGKLVPFLFWPDMFLFWIWPAYKKAKALIKANRPDAIVVFMMPYSQGLVGILLKRKFGIPLILNLNDSPTCSSLHPVFPSRLHFYLAKKLESLYIRSADAIVYVSKQNLDRLKADVPSATRDRMHLIRRGAPTVQLDTLPEKKDNNLHIVYGGGMGGWYAFTEPEKPSFAKRMYTAWEQLGTYRLVKLDHRSHSPVYLGLAIKQLIERKPEWKGRITLDIYGNKYPMPLVNQVLQQHGIEDLVNINGVLPHKEVLQKVFGADALFMALPERNDGSPDARISAKTYEYLMSERPIIAGLSMGENTRFLSRFDGVHIVSPRDVDAMETAIENLATRFFAGESLKANRSQHFDALGVPKKARDFEAVVRHAMAPDTYPRPDTEAEETPQVSATA, from the coding sequence ATGGGCAAACTTCTTTGTATTTCTTACCGTTTTGCGCCGGAGACCTATCCGCTTGCCATTCGGGTGGACAACTTTGTAAAACACCTCAGCAATTCTTTTGAGATTGAGGCCATCACGGCTGCGGAAGATGCACAGGCTCCGGATAATGTAAACACCCACCATGTGAAGCCGCGGGTACCAACCCGGATGATTCGCCGGCTCCGTAAGCTCCGGCTCGGTAAACTGGTCCCTTTCCTGTTCTGGCCCGACATGTTTCTGTTTTGGATCTGGCCGGCCTACAAAAAGGCCAAAGCCCTGATCAAGGCAAATCGGCCAGATGCTATTGTCGTGTTCATGATGCCCTATTCGCAGGGACTCGTTGGCATTCTGCTGAAGCGCAAATTTGGTATACCGTTAATCCTGAACCTGAACGACTCACCTACGTGTTCGTCGTTACATCCGGTTTTTCCTTCTCGCCTACACTTTTATCTGGCAAAAAAACTGGAATCGCTTTACATCAGATCTGCAGACGCTATCGTTTATGTGTCCAAGCAGAACCTGGATCGACTAAAAGCAGACGTGCCGTCTGCAACCCGTGATCGGATGCATCTTATCCGACGTGGCGCACCAACGGTGCAGCTAGATACGCTGCCTGAGAAGAAGGACAACAACCTGCACATCGTATATGGCGGCGGCATGGGAGGGTGGTACGCGTTCACTGAGCCTGAAAAACCTTCTTTTGCCAAGCGGATGTACACTGCCTGGGAGCAATTAGGCACGTACAGGCTGGTAAAGCTTGATCACCGCAGTCACAGTCCCGTATACCTTGGGCTGGCAATCAAACAGTTGATTGAAAGAAAACCGGAGTGGAAAGGTCGGATTACGCTGGATATTTATGGCAACAAGTACCCGATGCCCCTGGTGAACCAGGTTTTACAGCAGCATGGCATCGAAGACCTGGTCAACATCAACGGTGTACTGCCACACAAAGAAGTACTACAAAAGGTGTTTGGTGCGGACGCGCTGTTTATGGCGCTACCCGAGCGGAATGATGGCTCTCCGGATGCGCGTATTTCTGCCAAAACCTACGAATACCTGATGAGCGAACGGCCAATTATTGCCGGCCTGTCTATGGGGGAGAACACGCGCTTCCTTTCCCGTTTTGATGGGGTGCATATTGTCTCTCCGCGTGATGTGGATGCAATGGAAACGGCTATAGAAAATCTCGCAACGCGATTCTTCGCCGGCGAATCGCTCAAAGCGAACCGGAGTCAGCATTTTGATGCGCTCGGCGTCCCCAAAAAGGCAAGGGACTTCGAAGCTGTTGTCCGACACGCCATGGCGCCTGATACCTATCCACGTCCGGATACAGAGGCAGAAGAGACACCGCAGGTCTCAGCAACCGCATGA
- a CDS encoding histone H1-like repetitive region-containing protein: MSRIKPEDLPTPKKVSRKRAQQLLAQFSVSGTSKYDVYVEAAQNLIPGEALDTMVLPENVITSIQKKFREQGLNRKSGFYVISKSTGSEKKGFKSLLIGRYASVPSTRAAAKPAPRKTTTRSTAKAKPASRTRTTTKATSTRRTSKASAASSAKKATKASTAKVSRKAKPVVKKAAPKTAARKTTAKKAVAKKPVAKKPVAKKASAKKVVAKKPAARKTAAKKTVAKKTVAKKAVTKKTVAKKTVAKKAVAKKAPVAKKTTARKTTAARKSTAAKKAAAKPATAAKRTNGVAVVA; the protein is encoded by the coding sequence ATGAGTCGGATTAAACCTGAAGATTTGCCAACTCCAAAGAAAGTCTCCAGGAAGCGAGCCCAGCAGTTGCTTGCACAATTCTCAGTTAGCGGCACCAGCAAGTACGACGTCTATGTCGAAGCAGCGCAGAACCTGATTCCAGGTGAAGCACTGGACACGATGGTGTTGCCAGAAAATGTCATCACAAGCATCCAGAAAAAATTCCGCGAGCAGGGTCTGAACCGTAAAAGCGGATTTTACGTAATCAGCAAATCTACGGGAAGCGAAAAGAAAGGCTTCAAATCCCTGCTGATCGGTCGTTATGCTTCCGTACCGTCTACCCGTGCAGCTGCCAAGCCGGCTCCGCGCAAGACGACAACGCGTTCTACCGCGAAAGCCAAACCAGCTTCACGGACACGGACCACGACAAAAGCAACGTCAACACGGCGCACTTCCAAAGCGTCTGCCGCTTCTAGCGCGAAGAAAGCAACAAAAGCTTCTACCGCTAAAGTGAGCCGCAAAGCCAAGCCTGTGGTAAAAAAAGCAGCACCTAAAACTGCTGCCCGCAAGACCACAGCTAAAAAAGCCGTGGCTAAAAAGCCAGTAGCTAAAAAGCCAGTAGCCAAAAAAGCTTCTGCCAAAAAGGTTGTTGCCAAAAAGCCAGCTGCTCGGAAAACTGCCGCCAAGAAAACAGTTGCTAAAAAGACTGTTGCCAAGAAAGCAGTAACCAAAAAGACTGTTGCCAAAAAGACGGTCGCTAAAAAAGCAGTAGCCAAGAAAGCACCCGTTGCTAAAAAGACCACTGCTCGGAAGACAACAGCTGCTCGCAAAAGCACAGCAGCTAAGAAAGCAGCTGCCAAGCCGGCAACTGCTGCAAAAAGAACAAACGGCGTGGCTGTGGTTGCATAA
- a CDS encoding superoxide dismutase, protein MAFSLPDLPYAHDALEPHVDARTMQIHHGKHHQGYTNKLNAALEGHADLEAKSIEALLRGIDDLPDAVKGAVRNNGGGFANHSLFWSVMSPNGGGAPAGDLGAAIDSTFGSYDDFKAKFAAAAGTRFGSGWAWLVVDGQGTLKVYSTANQDSPFMKGDTPIMGLDVWEHAYYLNYQNRRPDYVAAFWNVVNWEQVAANYAAAK, encoded by the coding sequence ATGGCATTCTCGCTTCCAGATCTGCCCTACGCACACGATGCACTGGAGCCACATGTAGACGCCCGGACCATGCAGATTCACCATGGGAAACACCACCAGGGCTATACCAACAAATTGAACGCTGCACTGGAAGGGCATGCAGACCTTGAAGCCAAATCAATCGAAGCATTGCTTCGCGGTATTGACGACTTGCCTGATGCTGTAAAAGGCGCGGTACGCAACAACGGTGGCGGATTTGCCAACCACAGCTTGTTCTGGTCAGTTATGTCGCCGAACGGCGGTGGTGCACCTGCAGGCGACCTTGGCGCAGCAATCGACAGTACTTTTGGTTCGTATGATGATTTCAAAGCCAAATTTGCTGCAGCTGCCGGCACACGCTTTGGCAGTGGCTGGGCCTGGTTGGTAGTTGATGGCCAGGGCACACTCAAAGTTTACAGCACTGCAAACCAGGACAGCCCCTTCATGAAAGGCGATACGCCGATTATGGGGCTCGATGTATGGGAGCATGCCTATTACCTCAACTACCAAAACCGTCGCCCCGACTACGTGGCTGCCTTTTGGAATGTTGTCAACTGGGAGCAGGTAGCTGCTAACTACGCAGCAGCCAAGTAA
- the folD gene encoding bifunctional methylenetetrahydrofolate dehydrogenase/methenyltetrahydrofolate cyclohydrolase FolD: MAGILLDGKALARNLEKELAKRVAHLVTQTGRTPILATILVGDDPASATYVRMKGNSCKRVGMDSERVILPAETTTAELEQVIHDLNANPDVHGILLQHPVPSQIDERKCFDAISIKKDVDGVTTAGFGLMAMKEEAYGSATPAGIMRLLKHYEIPLEGKHAVVIGRSPILGKPMAFMLLNENCTVTICHSRTQNLPEHVKQADVIVGAVGRPEFIRGSWIKPGAVVVDAGYNPGPVGDIEISAIIDTCSAYTPVPGGVGPMTIATLIAQTVEAAEKAAGVDVH, encoded by the coding sequence ATGGCAGGAATACTTTTAGACGGAAAGGCGTTGGCGCGTAATCTTGAAAAAGAACTGGCGAAACGCGTAGCGCATCTTGTTACCCAAACCGGACGCACCCCCATCCTCGCGACAATTCTGGTTGGTGATGACCCGGCATCTGCGACGTATGTACGCATGAAAGGCAATTCCTGCAAGCGCGTCGGCATGGATTCAGAGCGCGTAATTTTGCCGGCAGAAACAACAACAGCGGAGCTAGAGCAGGTAATCCACGACCTCAACGCAAATCCTGATGTACACGGTATTCTGCTGCAGCATCCGGTGCCCTCACAAATTGATGAGCGGAAGTGCTTTGACGCCATCTCTATAAAAAAAGACGTAGACGGCGTTACCACGGCCGGCTTCGGGCTGATGGCGATGAAAGAAGAAGCTTACGGATCCGCGACGCCGGCTGGCATTATGCGTCTGTTGAAGCACTACGAAATTCCGCTGGAAGGCAAACATGCCGTTGTAATTGGAAGGAGCCCGATTTTGGGCAAACCCATGGCATTTATGCTGCTGAATGAAAACTGCACGGTAACCATTTGCCATTCGCGAACGCAAAACCTGCCCGAGCATGTGAAACAGGCTGATGTGATTGTGGGCGCAGTAGGCCGGCCTGAATTTATTCGGGGCAGTTGGATAAAACCCGGTGCCGTTGTGGTGGATGCCGGCTACAATCCGGGGCCGGTAGGCGATATTGAAATATCAGCCATCATCGACACCTGCAGCGCCTACACACCAGTGCCGGGCGGGGTAGGGCCAATGACCATCGCAACGCTTATTGCGCAGACCGTAGAAGCCGCTGAGAAGGCTGCTGGAGTCGATGTGCATTAA
- a CDS encoding 4'-phosphopantetheinyl transferase superfamily protein, which yields MVLPDHIAYTHARMQDVDLHLAGSILSAREQAYLETIPHEGRQTEYTAGRIVARQLAADILQLSPQDVPIDVADDGSLVLTGRNYGLSLAHAHGGVCAVVARDTSVGIDLERIKPRHPELYRFILHPDEYHLLESLDLERDQILILCWALKEATLKGMKTGFRCSPKKLKIAVDLPNQQARITADGGSAWQLGFEEIDGCYLAIAYPA from the coding sequence ATGGTACTGCCTGATCACATAGCTTATACCCATGCCCGGATGCAAGACGTGGATTTGCACCTGGCTGGCAGTATATTGTCAGCGCGTGAGCAAGCATACCTCGAAACGATACCCCATGAAGGCCGGCAAACCGAATACACCGCCGGTCGGATTGTCGCCCGTCAACTGGCTGCAGATATCCTCCAGCTCTCGCCGCAGGATGTGCCAATTGATGTGGCTGATGATGGTTCACTGGTCCTGACCGGACGCAACTATGGGTTGTCGCTGGCACATGCGCATGGTGGGGTGTGCGCTGTTGTTGCCCGTGATACCAGTGTTGGAATCGACCTTGAGCGTATTAAGCCACGGCATCCTGAACTGTACCGTTTTATCCTCCATCCAGACGAATATCACTTGCTCGAATCGCTGGATCTGGAACGGGATCAAATACTCATCCTTTGCTGGGCGCTCAAAGAGGCGACGTTGAAAGGCATGAAGACAGGATTTCGATGCTCTCCCAAAAAACTTAAAATAGCTGTTGATCTTCCCAACCAGCAGGCGCGTATTACGGCTGACGGCGGATCCGCATGGCAACTGGGATTTGAAGAAATTGATGGGTGTTATCTGGCTATTGCTTATCCAGCTTAG